The Micromonospora sp. Llam0 genome includes a window with the following:
- a CDS encoding N-acetylmuramoyl-L-alanine amidase — translation MGIWTDLATWRGPTVNSGNGTGALNEPEDRLDAHHGIVVHIAAGYFEGTIAWQRNPASRVSSHFVVAKDGRIAQMVDTEIRAWTQRAGNRTWLSIENEGFLPDRLTAPQLEANAQLLARSHLEHGVPVRNANSPRERGLGHHSMGAENGFDWGHSQCPGPAIVAQKPTIVARAAQIVTAIRPPAPPRPRWIIDDLDDPGDTVMYLVQCTIQTPNPIYVVHDSGKVRHIGPAELAYLRSLSGEDEVPTITESDPAACSRLLAEARVAQGFLQN, via the coding sequence ATGGGAATCTGGACCGATCTCGCTACCTGGCGGGGTCCCACCGTGAACAGCGGCAACGGCACCGGTGCGTTGAACGAGCCGGAGGACCGCCTTGACGCCCACCACGGCATCGTGGTGCACATCGCCGCCGGGTACTTCGAGGGCACCATCGCCTGGCAGCGTAACCCCGCGTCGCGGGTGTCGTCGCACTTCGTCGTGGCCAAGGACGGACGCATCGCGCAGATGGTCGACACCGAGATCCGGGCGTGGACACAGCGGGCCGGCAACCGCACCTGGCTCAGTATCGAGAACGAGGGGTTCCTGCCGGACCGGCTCACCGCACCGCAACTGGAGGCGAACGCCCAACTGCTGGCCCGATCACACCTCGAACACGGCGTGCCGGTGCGCAACGCGAACAGCCCGCGCGAACGCGGTCTCGGCCATCACAGCATGGGTGCCGAGAACGGCTTCGACTGGGGACACAGCCAGTGTCCCGGCCCGGCGATCGTCGCTCAGAAGCCGACGATCGTCGCCCGGGCGGCGCAGATCGTCACCGCGATCCGACCGCCGGCACCACCCCGACCACGATGGATTATCGACGACCTCGACGACCCGGGAGACACCGTCATGTACCTCGTGCAGTGCACCATCCAGACCCCGAACCCGATCTACGTCGTGCACGACAGCGGCAAGGTCCGGCACATCGGGCCCGCCGAACTCGCCTATCTGCGCAGCCTCAGCGGCGAGGACGAGGTGCCCACCATCACCGAGTCCGATCCGGCCGCCTGCTCGCGGTTGCTGGCCGAGGCCCGGGTCGCCCAGGGCTTCCTGCAGAACTGA
- a CDS encoding Rieske (2Fe-2S) protein — MTEHQTTTDVGPTSRRALLIGAGGVGATVALAACGTGTDDNLGDGANAPIDAGQSAGTDGGTDDGGDTGSGGDGLTTSQVPVGSGVILAAQGVVVTQPAEGEFKAFSNVCTHRGCPVANLDGGTINCTCHFSSFSISDGSVVSGPAPSPLEEKTVTVDGETISVA, encoded by the coding sequence ATGACTGAGCACCAGACGACGACCGACGTCGGTCCGACCAGCCGCCGGGCGCTGCTGATCGGCGCGGGCGGGGTCGGAGCGACCGTGGCGCTCGCCGCCTGCGGCACCGGCACCGACGACAACCTGGGCGACGGCGCCAACGCGCCGATCGACGCTGGCCAGTCCGCCGGCACGGACGGCGGTACGGACGACGGCGGCGACACCGGATCCGGCGGCGACGGGCTCACCACCAGCCAGGTGCCGGTCGGCAGCGGCGTCATCCTCGCCGCCCAGGGGGTCGTGGTCACCCAGCCCGCCGAGGGTGAGTTCAAGGCGTTCAGCAACGTCTGCACCCACCGGGGCTGCCCGGTGGCCAACCTCGACGGCGGCACCATCAACTGCACCTGCCACTTCAGCAGCTTCTCCATCTCCGACGGCTCGGTGGTCTCCGGCCCGGCGCCGTCGCCGCTGGAGGAGAAGACCGTCACCGTCGACGGCGAGACCATCTCGGTGGCCTGA
- a CDS encoding SDR family oxidoreductase — protein MADQHIRQDPTEQYGQRRGQPVQKQPPPGTGARMDPPPDHGEESYRGSGRLTDRRAVITGGDSGIGRAVALAFAREGADVVLSYLPQEERDARETVRLVESAGRRAVPVPGDITTEHQCVELVRRAVEELGGIDILVNNAGYQMAQEKGIAEISTEQFDRVLKTNLYALFWICKAAVPHMPPGSSIINTSSIQAFDPSPSLLDYATTKAGIVNFTKGLAANLVDQGIRVNSVAPGPVWTPLIPATMPPEAVGKFGTTSPIGRPAQPAELAPSFVFFASQESSYTTGEVLAVTGGRRTI, from the coding sequence ATGGCCGACCAGCACATCCGGCAGGATCCGACGGAGCAGTACGGTCAGCGGCGGGGCCAGCCGGTGCAGAAGCAGCCACCGCCGGGCACCGGCGCCAGGATGGATCCGCCGCCGGACCACGGCGAGGAGAGTTACCGCGGCTCCGGCAGGTTGACCGACCGGCGGGCGGTGATCACCGGCGGGGACTCGGGGATCGGCCGCGCGGTGGCGCTCGCGTTCGCCCGGGAAGGCGCCGACGTCGTCCTGTCGTACCTGCCGCAGGAGGAGCGCGACGCCCGGGAGACGGTCCGGCTGGTCGAGTCGGCCGGCCGGCGGGCGGTGCCGGTGCCCGGCGACATCACCACCGAGCATCAGTGCGTCGAGCTGGTGCGACGCGCTGTCGAGGAGCTCGGCGGCATCGACATCCTGGTCAACAACGCCGGGTACCAGATGGCGCAGGAGAAGGGGATCGCGGAGATCTCCACCGAGCAGTTCGACCGGGTGCTGAAGACCAACCTGTACGCGTTGTTCTGGATCTGCAAGGCGGCCGTGCCGCACATGCCGCCGGGGTCCAGCATCATCAACACGTCGTCGATCCAGGCGTTCGATCCGTCGCCGTCGTTGCTGGACTACGCGACCACCAAAGCGGGCATCGTCAACTTCACCAAAGGGCTCGCGGCGAACCTGGTCGACCAGGGGATCCGGGTCAACTCGGTGGCGCCCGGACCGGTCTGGACGCCGTTGATCCCGGCGACCATGCCGCCGGAGGCGGTGGGCAAGTTCGGCACCACCTCGCCGATCGGCCGGCCGGCGCAGCCGGCGGAGCTGGCCCCGTCGTTCGTCTTCTTCGCCTCGCAGGAGTCCAGCTACACGACCGGCGAGGTGCTCGCCGTGACCGGCGGTCGCCGCACGATCTGA
- a CDS encoding MBL fold metallo-hydrolase, whose translation MPYQGDVTVGGAPDVRELTGLTITKVAVGPMDNNAYLLRCTSTGEQVLIDAANEAPRLLELIGPAGLAAVVTTHQHMDHWVALEEVAAATGAAALAHPADADGLPLVTATITDGDRVAVGNCELEVVHLVGHTPGSVALLYRDPHGVAHLFTGDALFPGGVGNTRGDRRNFLSLIDDVERKLFDRLPDDTWFYPGHGKDSTLGAERPALPQWRARGW comes from the coding sequence GTGCCCTACCAGGGAGATGTCACCGTCGGTGGCGCGCCGGACGTCCGGGAGCTGACCGGGCTGACCATCACCAAGGTCGCGGTCGGGCCGATGGACAACAATGCCTACCTGCTGCGCTGCACCAGCACCGGCGAGCAGGTGCTGATCGACGCGGCGAACGAGGCACCCCGGCTGCTGGAGCTGATCGGTCCGGCCGGCCTCGCCGCCGTGGTCACCACCCACCAGCACATGGACCACTGGGTGGCGCTGGAGGAGGTGGCCGCCGCGACCGGGGCCGCCGCGCTCGCCCACCCGGCCGACGCCGACGGACTGCCGCTGGTCACCGCCACCATCACCGACGGCGACCGGGTCGCGGTCGGCAACTGTGAGCTGGAGGTCGTCCACCTGGTCGGGCACACGCCCGGCTCGGTCGCCCTGCTCTACCGGGACCCGCACGGGGTGGCGCACCTGTTCACCGGCGACGCGCTGTTTCCCGGCGGGGTCGGCAACACCCGCGGCGACCGGCGCAACTTCTTGTCATTGATCGACGATGTCGAACGCAAGCTGTTCGACCGGCTCCCCGACGACACCTGGTTCTACCCCGGTCACGGAAAGGACTCCACGCTCGGTGCCGAGCGTCCGGCGCTGCCACAGTGGCGGGCCCGCGGTTGGTGA
- a CDS encoding alpha/beta fold hydrolase, with translation MSPLLTPSPPGSPTPQPATRRVEVPAPPSWRVRAGTPSDTGWTITSLCWDRSVVPATQSPDRPPIVLVHGLGVAAGLCVPVAGRLAATGTVLAPDLPGCGRSSKPEPVPGVAELGTAVASWLPAVVTAPAVLVGVSLGCQVVLEAAVQAPDWVSAVVLASPTVDRGRRAWRSQLWRWQVEQTTQSGRLKRIQLTDYRRAGVGRVLRTFSAALADRPEDRIRRVGAPVLVCRGSRDPLVSDRWVADLRRQAPDGRLRRLPGVVHAMSHDNPLEFARVIHGFLDELATTGGGVDGARAHVPG, from the coding sequence ATGAGTCCGCTGCTGACGCCGTCGCCGCCCGGCTCGCCGACGCCGCAGCCGGCCACCCGGCGGGTCGAGGTGCCGGCCCCGCCGAGCTGGCGGGTCCGGGCCGGCACGCCCTCGGACACCGGGTGGACGATCACCAGCCTGTGCTGGGACCGATCGGTGGTGCCGGCGACGCAGAGCCCGGACCGGCCGCCGATCGTGCTGGTGCACGGGCTCGGAGTCGCCGCCGGACTCTGCGTACCGGTGGCGGGCCGACTCGCCGCCACCGGCACCGTCCTGGCCCCGGACCTGCCCGGCTGCGGCCGCAGCAGCAAGCCGGAGCCGGTGCCGGGCGTCGCCGAACTCGGCACCGCCGTGGCCAGTTGGCTGCCCGCCGTGGTCACCGCCCCGGCCGTACTGGTCGGTGTGTCGCTCGGGTGCCAGGTGGTGCTGGAGGCGGCCGTCCAGGCCCCCGACTGGGTGTCGGCGGTGGTGCTGGCCAGCCCTACTGTGGATCGGGGTCGACGCGCGTGGCGCAGCCAGCTGTGGCGCTGGCAGGTCGAGCAGACCACCCAGTCCGGCCGGCTCAAACGGATCCAGCTGACCGACTACCGCCGGGCGGGCGTGGGGCGGGTACTGCGGACCTTCTCGGCGGCGCTGGCCGACCGGCCCGAGGACAGGATCCGCCGGGTCGGCGCGCCGGTGCTGGTGTGCCGGGGCAGCCGCGACCCGCTGGTGTCCGACCGGTGGGTGGCCGACCTGCGCCGGCAGGCTCCCGACGGCCGGCTGCGCCGGCTGCCCGGCGTGGTGCACGCGATGAGCCACGACAACCCGCTCGAGTTCGCCCGGGTGATCCACGGCTTCCTCGACGAGCTCGCGACGACCGGTGGAGGTGTCGACGGTGCCCGCGCCCACGTTCCTGGCTAG
- a CDS encoding SDR family oxidoreductase, with product MARHLDDKVVVVTGASSGTGRACTRRFADAGATLVLLARRRDALETVATECRGRGGQVLVVPLDVTDADAVADAARQTVARFGRIDVWVNNAGVNLYGAVEETPAQLWHQVVRTNLYGTYHGIRAALPWLRDQGHGTLITVSSVHGWAPTPQQSAYAASAHAVRALSDCTRQEVRDVPGIAVCTVLAGPVDTPMWRSAANWTGRRVVPPAHPCHPDEVAMAVVKLVRSPRREVHVGPGARLGVLAARLLPALTGRARARAARRTQVADVPVGYTAGNLLRPMPLGARVDSGRSTAYPASRGAR from the coding sequence GTGGCCAGACACCTCGACGACAAAGTCGTCGTCGTCACCGGCGCGTCCAGCGGAACCGGCCGCGCCTGCACCCGCCGCTTCGCCGACGCCGGCGCCACCCTGGTGCTGCTGGCCCGCCGCCGGGACGCGCTGGAGACGGTGGCCACCGAATGCCGCGGGCGGGGCGGACAGGTGCTGGTGGTTCCGCTCGACGTGACCGACGCCGACGCCGTCGCCGACGCCGCCCGGCAGACCGTCGCCCGGTTCGGCCGGATCGACGTCTGGGTCAACAACGCGGGGGTGAACCTGTACGGCGCGGTCGAGGAAACCCCCGCGCAGCTGTGGCATCAGGTGGTGCGGACCAACCTGTACGGCACCTACCACGGCATCCGTGCCGCGCTGCCGTGGTTGCGGGACCAGGGACACGGGACCCTGATCACCGTCTCATCGGTGCACGGCTGGGCACCGACGCCGCAGCAGAGCGCGTACGCGGCGAGCGCGCACGCCGTCCGGGCGCTGAGCGACTGCACCCGGCAGGAGGTCCGCGACGTGCCCGGGATCGCGGTCTGCACGGTGCTGGCGGGGCCGGTGGACACCCCGATGTGGCGCAGCGCCGCCAACTGGACCGGCCGGCGGGTGGTGCCGCCGGCCCACCCCTGCCACCCCGACGAGGTGGCCATGGCCGTCGTCAAGCTGGTCCGCAGCCCTCGGCGGGAGGTGCACGTCGGGCCCGGTGCCCGGCTCGGGGTGCTCGCCGCCCGGCTGCTGCCGGCGCTGACCGGGCGGGCCCGCGCCCGGGCCGCGCGGCGGACCCAGGTCGCCGACGTCCCCGTCGGCTACACCGCCGGCAACCTGCTGCGACCCATGCCGCTCGGTGCCCGGGTCGACAGCGGCCGGAGTACGGCGTACCCCGCCTCGCGTGGTGCCCGATGA
- a CDS encoding LCP family protein, translating into MSDAVSDPMVEANATPEAPTPDDTAGSPPAGTAASPSGKVAGPPPASAGQPTTRRRGGRWLRLALLVVGLSLLLVVGGTATAGWLYARSVESHVDKVEIFTALPEAQRPVKAVEQARNFLIVGSDSRDPDTSGSRTDTIILAHLPADRSAVQMISIPRDTWVRVPDPDGGDGRQDKINSAYATGGTPLLVQTVEAFTGVRIDHVVLIDFAGFAEIIDAVGGIELAVDESFTSVHPPYRQFTAGLQQMDGDTALDYARQRKQFADGDFTRVRHQQEIIAAVLDQASGSGLLTSPGRLDDFLRATADAVTVDEGTSVFDTVWTLRQLRSTDLTMLTSPSAGTGQQAGQSVVFPDDAAAADLYAAVRADTVDDWLREHPTGS; encoded by the coding sequence ATGTCCGACGCGGTCTCCGACCCGATGGTCGAAGCGAACGCCACACCCGAAGCACCCACACCCGACGACACCGCCGGGTCACCACCCGCTGGTACCGCCGCGTCACCATCCGGGAAGGTCGCGGGGCCGCCACCGGCGAGTGCGGGGCAGCCGACCACCCGCCGCCGCGGTGGCCGCTGGCTGCGTCTCGCGCTGCTCGTCGTAGGGCTGTCGCTGCTCCTGGTGGTCGGCGGTACCGCCACCGCCGGATGGCTGTACGCCCGATCCGTCGAGTCGCACGTCGACAAGGTGGAGATCTTCACCGCACTGCCCGAGGCGCAACGCCCCGTCAAGGCCGTCGAGCAGGCGAGGAACTTCCTGATCGTCGGCAGCGACTCGCGGGATCCGGACACCTCCGGTTCCCGCACCGACACGATCATCCTGGCGCACCTGCCGGCCGACCGCAGCGCCGTACAGATGATCTCCATCCCCCGGGACACCTGGGTCCGGGTGCCGGACCCGGACGGCGGCGACGGCCGTCAGGACAAGATCAACTCCGCGTACGCCACCGGCGGGACGCCGCTGCTGGTGCAGACCGTGGAGGCGTTCACCGGGGTCCGGATCGACCACGTGGTGCTCATCGACTTCGCCGGCTTCGCCGAGATCATCGACGCCGTCGGCGGAATCGAACTCGCCGTCGACGAGTCGTTCACCTCGGTCCACCCGCCGTACCGGCAGTTCACCGCCGGGCTGCAGCAGATGGACGGCGACACCGCGCTGGACTACGCCCGGCAGCGCAAGCAGTTCGCCGACGGCGACTTCACCCGGGTACGGCACCAGCAGGAGATCATCGCGGCGGTGCTGGACCAGGCCAGCGGCAGCGGCCTGCTCACCAGCCCGGGCCGGCTCGACGACTTCCTGCGCGCCACCGCCGACGCGGTCACCGTGGACGAGGGCACCTCGGTGTTCGACACGGTGTGGACGCTGCGGCAGCTGCGCAGCACCGACCTGACCATGCTCACCTCGCCGTCGGCGGGCACCGGTCAGCAGGCCGGGCAGAGTGTCGTCTTCCCCGACGACGCGGCCGCGGCCGACCTGTACGCGGCGGTCCGCGCCGACACCGTCGACGACTGGCTGCGCGAACACCCGACCGGCAGCTGA
- the uvrC gene encoding excinuclease ABC subunit UvrC codes for MPDPSSYRPAPGTIPDSPGVYRFRDPTGRVIYVGKAKSLRSRLNSYFGDLWQLHQRTQQMVTTAASVDWVTVGSEVEALQLEYLWIKEYDPRFNVRYRDDKSYPYLAVTLDEEFPRLQVMRGAKRKGVRYFGPYSHAWAIRETLDLLLRVFPARTCSAGVFRQAGQVGRPCLLGDIGKCSAPCVGRVDAAGHRAIVDEFCDFMAGRTDTMVRRLERDMHDAAEALEFERAARLRDDVAALRKAMEKQTVVLGDGTDADVVAFAEDPLEAAVQVFHVRGGRVRGQRGWVVEKVEQLTTADLVHHFCTQVYGPEQGETDVPRELLVPELPADAPALADWLTVRRGSRVTLRVPQRGDKRALMETVARNAGEALTRHKLRRASDLTTRSQALEEIAEALGLAAAPLRIECFDVSQIQGTDVVASLVVFEDGLPRKAEYRRFAVRGATDDLSAMSEVLRRRFARHRQPADEPPPLGPADDVPAPPPVDVGQPPAGVDPQTGRPRRFAYPPQLVVVDGGAPQVQAAATVLAELGVDDVALCGLAKRLEEVWLPGDDYPVILPRTSEGLYLLQRIRDEAHRFAITFHRQRRSKRMTASGLDQVPGLGETRRKALLRHFGSVRRIASATVEEITEVPGIGRRTAETIVAALAGSPDVGADRT; via the coding sequence ATGCCAGATCCGTCCAGCTACCGCCCCGCCCCCGGCACGATCCCAGACTCGCCGGGGGTCTACCGGTTCCGTGATCCCACCGGGCGGGTCATCTACGTCGGCAAGGCCAAGAGCCTGCGCAGCCGGCTCAACTCCTACTTCGGCGACCTGTGGCAGCTGCACCAGCGGACCCAGCAGATGGTCACCACCGCCGCGTCGGTCGACTGGGTCACCGTCGGCAGCGAGGTCGAGGCGCTGCAGCTGGAGTACCTCTGGATCAAGGAGTACGACCCCCGGTTCAACGTCCGCTACCGGGACGACAAGTCCTACCCGTACCTGGCGGTGACGCTGGACGAGGAGTTCCCCCGGCTGCAGGTGATGCGCGGGGCGAAACGCAAAGGGGTGCGCTACTTCGGGCCGTACTCGCACGCCTGGGCGATCCGCGAGACCCTCGACCTGCTGCTGCGGGTCTTCCCGGCGCGGACCTGCTCGGCCGGGGTGTTCCGGCAGGCCGGCCAGGTCGGGCGGCCGTGTCTGCTCGGCGACATCGGCAAGTGTTCGGCGCCGTGCGTCGGCCGGGTCGACGCCGCCGGGCACCGGGCGATCGTCGACGAGTTCTGCGACTTCATGGCCGGGCGCACCGACACCATGGTGCGCCGGCTGGAGCGGGACATGCACGACGCCGCCGAGGCGTTGGAGTTCGAACGGGCCGCCCGGCTGCGTGACGACGTCGCCGCGCTGCGCAAGGCGATGGAGAAACAGACCGTCGTGCTCGGTGACGGCACCGACGCCGACGTGGTCGCCTTCGCCGAGGACCCGCTCGAAGCCGCTGTGCAGGTGTTCCACGTCCGCGGTGGCCGGGTGCGCGGCCAGCGCGGCTGGGTGGTGGAAAAGGTCGAGCAGCTGACCACCGCCGACCTGGTGCACCACTTCTGCACCCAGGTGTACGGCCCCGAGCAGGGCGAGACCGACGTGCCCCGGGAGCTGCTGGTACCCGAGCTGCCGGCGGACGCGCCGGCGCTCGCCGACTGGCTGACCGTCCGCCGGGGCAGCCGGGTGACCCTGCGGGTGCCGCAACGCGGCGACAAGCGTGCCCTGATGGAGACCGTCGCCCGTAACGCCGGCGAGGCGTTGACCCGGCACAAGCTGCGCCGGGCCAGTGACCTGACCACCCGCAGCCAGGCGTTGGAGGAGATCGCCGAGGCGCTCGGGCTGGCCGCCGCGCCGCTGCGCATCGAGTGTTTCGACGTGTCGCAGATCCAGGGCACCGACGTGGTCGCCAGCCTGGTGGTGTTCGAGGACGGGCTGCCCCGCAAGGCCGAGTACCGCCGGTTCGCGGTCCGGGGCGCGACCGACGACCTGTCCGCGATGAGCGAGGTGCTGCGCAGACGCTTCGCCCGCCACCGCCAGCCCGCCGACGAACCGCCGCCGCTGGGGCCCGCTGACGACGTGCCGGCGCCGCCGCCGGTGGACGTGGGGCAGCCGCCGGCGGGTGTCGACCCGCAGACCGGGCGGCCGCGCCGGTTCGCGTACCCGCCGCAGTTGGTCGTGGTCGACGGCGGTGCGCCGCAGGTGCAGGCCGCCGCGACGGTGCTGGCCGAGCTCGGCGTCGACGACGTGGCGCTGTGCGGGCTGGCCAAGCGGCTGGAGGAGGTGTGGCTGCCGGGTGACGACTACCCGGTGATTCTGCCGCGCACCTCCGAAGGGCTCTACCTGCTGCAGCGGATCCGCGACGAGGCGCACCGGTTCGCGATCACCTTTCACCGGCAGCGCCGGTCGAAGCGGATGACCGCCTCCGGGCTGGACCAGGTGCCCGGTCTCGGCGAGACCCGCCGCAAGGCGCTGCTGCGGCACTTCGGCTCGGTCCGGCGGATCGCCTCGGCGACCGTCGAGGAGATCACCGAGGTGCCCGGCATCGGGCGGCGGACCGCGGAGACGATCGTCGCTGCGCTCGCCGGGTCGCCGGATGTCGGCGCGGATCGCACCTAG
- the uvrA gene encoding excinuclease ABC subunit UvrA produces MADRLIIRGAREHNLRDVSLDLPRDALIVFTGLSGSGKSSLAFDTIFAEGQRRYVESLSSYARQFLGQMDKPDVDFIEGLSPAVSIDQKSTSRNPRSTVGTITEVYDYLRLLFARVGEPHCPVCGERISRQTPQQIVDRVLAMPEGTRFMVLAPVVRGRKGEYLDLFADLQAKGYARARVDGVVHPLTEPPKLKKQEKHTIEVVVDRLTVKQSARRRLTDSVESALGLTGGIVLLDFVDLAEDDPARERRFSEHLACPNDHPLAIEDLEPRVFSFNAPYGACPECVGLGTKKEVDAELVVPDEERSLRDGAIQPWSGGQTQEYFARLLAALGEAEHFDLDTPWRKLPSRAQKTILYGSDDQVHVRYRNKYGRERSYYTGFEGVVQWIERRHTDTESEWSREKYEGYMRDVPCGSCGGARLKPEVLAVTVAGRNIAEVTGLSVGECADLLGGLVLTDRQKMIAERVLKEINARLRFLVDVGLDYLSLDRPAGTLSGGEAQRIRLATQIGSGLVGVLYVLDEPSIGLHQRDNHRLIETLVRLRGLGNTLIVVEHDEDTIRTADWIVDIGPGAGEHGGRIVHSGPVDELLTSDESLTGAYLSGRKVIPVPATRRPATPGRELVVHGAREHNLRNLTVTFPLGQLIAVTGVSGSGKSTLVNDILYTVLANQINNARLVPGRHTRITGLDHVDKVVGVDQSPIGRTPRSNPATYTGVFDHVRRLFAETTEAKVRGYGPGRFSFNVKGGRCEACSGDGTIKIEMNFLPDVYVPCEVCKGDRYNRETLEVHYKGRTIAEILQMPIEEAAGFFEAIPAIHRHLKTLVDVGLGYVRLGQPAPTLSGGEAQRVKLASELQKRSTGRTVYVLDEPTTGLHFEDIRKLLTVLAGLVDKGNTVVVIEHNLDVIKTADWLIDMGPEGGHRGGTVVAAGTPEEVAEVAESHTGAFLRPVLGRTGDAGGAAAASARAAKANGVPARTNSPTTRAKRGSGGRRAAEAVAQH; encoded by the coding sequence GTGGCCGACCGATTGATCATCCGTGGCGCGCGTGAGCACAACCTCCGCGACGTCAGCCTCGACCTGCCGCGTGACGCGCTCATCGTGTTCACCGGGCTGTCCGGCTCGGGCAAGTCGAGCCTCGCGTTCGACACCATCTTCGCCGAGGGACAGCGACGGTACGTCGAGTCACTGTCGTCGTACGCCCGGCAGTTTCTCGGCCAGATGGACAAACCGGACGTCGACTTCATCGAGGGGTTGTCGCCGGCGGTCTCCATCGACCAGAAGTCCACCTCGCGCAACCCACGGTCGACCGTCGGCACGATCACCGAGGTCTACGACTACCTGCGGCTGCTCTTCGCCCGGGTCGGCGAGCCGCACTGCCCGGTCTGCGGCGAACGGATCTCCCGGCAGACCCCGCAGCAGATCGTCGACCGGGTGCTGGCCATGCCCGAGGGCACCCGGTTCATGGTGCTCGCCCCGGTGGTGCGCGGCCGCAAGGGCGAGTACCTCGACCTCTTCGCCGATCTGCAGGCCAAGGGGTACGCCCGGGCCCGGGTCGATGGGGTGGTGCACCCGTTGACCGAGCCGCCGAAGCTCAAGAAGCAGGAGAAGCACACCATCGAGGTGGTCGTCGACCGGCTCACCGTCAAGCAGAGCGCCCGGCGCCGGCTGACCGACTCGGTGGAGTCGGCGCTCGGCCTCACCGGTGGCATCGTGCTGCTCGACTTCGTCGACCTCGCTGAGGACGACCCGGCCCGCGAGCGGCGCTTCTCCGAGCACCTGGCCTGCCCGAACGACCATCCGCTGGCGATCGAGGACCTGGAGCCGCGGGTCTTCTCGTTCAACGCGCCGTACGGCGCCTGCCCGGAGTGTGTCGGTCTGGGGACCAAGAAGGAGGTCGACGCGGAGCTGGTCGTCCCGGACGAGGAGCGGTCGCTGCGCGACGGCGCCATCCAGCCGTGGTCCGGCGGGCAGACCCAGGAGTACTTCGCCCGGCTGCTCGCCGCGCTCGGCGAGGCGGAGCACTTCGACCTGGACACCCCGTGGCGCAAGCTGCCCAGCCGGGCGCAGAAGACCATTCTGTACGGCTCCGACGACCAGGTGCACGTCCGCTACCGCAACAAGTACGGCCGGGAGCGGTCCTACTACACCGGCTTCGAGGGCGTGGTGCAGTGGATCGAGCGGCGGCACACCGACACCGAGTCGGAGTGGTCCCGGGAGAAGTACGAGGGCTACATGCGGGACGTGCCGTGCGGGTCGTGCGGCGGCGCCCGGCTCAAGCCCGAGGTGCTCGCGGTCACCGTGGCCGGACGCAACATCGCCGAGGTGACCGGGCTGTCCGTCGGTGAGTGCGCCGACCTGCTGGGTGGGCTGGTGCTCACCGACCGGCAGAAGATGATCGCCGAGCGGGTGCTCAAGGAGATCAACGCCCGGCTGCGGTTCCTGGTCGACGTCGGCCTGGACTACCTGTCGCTGGACCGCCCGGCCGGCACCCTCTCCGGCGGCGAGGCGCAGCGGATCCGGCTCGCCACCCAGATCGGCTCCGGCCTGGTCGGGGTGCTGTACGTGCTGGACGAGCCGTCGATCGGGCTGCACCAGCGGGACAACCACCGGCTGATCGAGACCCTGGTGCGACTGCGCGGGCTGGGCAACACGCTGATCGTGGTCGAGCACGACGAGGACACCATCCGGACCGCCGACTGGATCGTCGACATCGGCCCGGGCGCCGGTGAGCACGGCGGCCGGATCGTGCACAGCGGGCCGGTCGACGAGCTGTTGACCAGCGACGAATCGTTGACCGGGGCGTACCTGTCCGGTCGCAAGGTCATTCCGGTGCCGGCCACCCGGCGGCCGGCGACGCCCGGCCGCGAGCTGGTGGTGCACGGTGCCCGCGAGCACAACCTGCGCAACCTGACCGTCACGTTCCCGCTCGGTCAGCTGATCGCGGTCACCGGGGTCAGCGGCTCCGGCAAGTCGACGCTGGTCAACGACATCCTCTACACCGTGCTGGCCAACCAGATCAACAACGCCCGGCTGGTGCCCGGCCGGCACACCCGGATCACCGGGCTGGACCACGTGGACAAGGTCGTCGGTGTCGACCAGTCGCCGATCGGCCGTACCCCACGGTCGAACCCGGCGACGTACACCGGGGTGTTCGACCACGTCCGCCGGTTGTTCGCCGAGACGACCGAGGCCAAAGTGCGCGGCTACGGTCCGGGGCGGTTCTCGTTCAACGTCAAGGGCGGCCGGTGCGAGGCGTGCTCGGGCGACGGCACGATCAAGATCGAGATGAACTTCCTGCCGGACGTCTACGTGCCGTGCGAGGTCTGCAAGGGCGACCGGTACAACCGGGAGACCCTCGAGGTCCACTACAAGGGCCGGACCATCGCCGAGATCCTGCAGATGCCGATCGAGGAGGCGGCCGGCTTCTTCGAGGCCATCCCGGCGATCCACCGGCACCTGAAGACCCTGGTCGACGTGGGTCTGGGCTACGTACGGCTGGGGCAGCCGGCGCCGACCCTGTCCGGCGGCGAGGCGCAGCGCGTCAAGCTCGCCTCCGAGCTGCAGAAGCGCTCCACGGGCCGGACCGTCTACGTGCTCGACGAGCCGACCACCGGGCTGCACTTCGAGGACATCCGCAAGCTGCTGACCGTGCTGGCCGGCCTGGTCGACAAGGGCAACACGGTGGTGGTCATCGAGCACAACCTCGACGTGATCAAGACCGCCGACTGGCTGATCGACATGGGGCCGGAGGGCGGGCACCGGGGCGGCACCGTGGTCGCCGCCGGCACACCGGAGGAGGTCGCCGAGGTCGCCGAGAGCCACACCGGGGCCTTCCTGCGCCCGGTCCTGGGCCGCACCGGCGACGCCGGTGGAGCCGCCGCCGCGTCCGCGCGGGCCGCGAAGGCCAACGGCGTGCCCGCCCGGACGAACAGCCCGACGACCCGGGCCAAGCGTGGCTCCGGCGGGCGACGGGCGGCCGAAGCGGTCGCACAGCATTGA